TAGAGATTTATAACAGAGAAAATCCGAGAAAAAGATGCTAAGGCAACAAAAATAAAACTCTGCGAATCTTTGTGTGCTTCTTCGGTAAATTTGACAGATACCAAAAATCACGACTTTAATCCGAAAATAAAACTTACAAATTTTGGTATTTTTTTAACAAACAAACTGTCACCCATTTAGGATGTTTAATACTCTTATTTAGAGATTACATTGTGTAATTTATTAAATAACCCTTTAACCCTTACATTATGAAAAAAATTACTTGTTTGTTCGTGCTGGGAATATTGTTTTCCTGTGCAAGTGAAACCGAAGTTCCGCAGGCCTCTGCAGATGCAGAAATTATCAGACTTATGAAGACACCTGATAAAAACACTTTAACTCATGATGAAATAAGAAAAATTGTAGCACATTTGGATAAAAAACCTGAAGATTCTAAATATCTGGCTTCAGAACCTATTTCTAAAAAGAAACCTGTAAAGACTTTAGATCCAAAGGCTGTTAAACGTGAGTACACGATTGAAGACTATATGCAGGTTGAGGTTGTACCGCAAAATGCTCCTGATTATAAAGCCACCCTTCAAATGATTAGGATTGAAGAGTAATTTTTGAAATGAAAAAAATAAGAGGTTCGCAAAGATTCAATAGAACTCTGCGAACCTTTGTGGTAAAACCTGAAACTTGAAACTTTTTAAACATTTTTCAGGCTCATTATAAATAAAACGTTTGATTTTAAATTTATTCCTGTTAAAATCAAATTTCATGAAATAATCTTCATTATTTTAACTAATTGTCTTTTAGTTTTTGACGTGAAAATGCGTAATATTGCTTTTTTGATTTTCACCTCTTTAAATTAATGTCTGTTTATAGCAAATATGCTGATCCCATCTTATTAAATCTTCTTAAAGAAGATGATCAGCTGGCCTATACAGAAATTTTTGAAAGGTATGCCAGACTTCTTGTGAACCATGCTTGCAAAATGCTCGGCAGCCGTGATGAGGCAAACGATGTGGTTCAGGAAGTATTTTTATCCATCTGGAACAAACGTCATGAAATAACCGTTACCGGATCTTTTTCGGCTTACTTATACAAAGCGGTAAAAAACAGAATACTAAATCATATCGCTCACGAAAAAGTGGTTTCGAGTTATGCCGATTCCATTTCAAACTTCATCGAAGAAGACTATGTTTTCGCTGATTCCAGACTCAGGGAAAAAGAACTTGAAGCGATTATTGCCAAAGAAATTGCTTCTCTCCCGGAAAAAATGCGCGAAGTTTTCCTGCTTAGAAAAGTAGAAGAACTCTCGTATGACGAAATTGCACTTCAGTTAAATATTACCGACAAAACCGCGAAACAGCAAGTCTATAATTCGCTTAAAATACTGCGCGAAAAACTCAAAACTATGATGGGTGTTTTTATTTGGTGAAGTATTGTAAAGGTTTTTGTTAATTTTTATGATAGAATCTACTCATAATCGTCTCATTAGTAAATAGAAAATAACGTTATTCAGGATTTATTAATGATATAATAATATTTTTTTTAATTTTTTTTGCTTTTCGTCTATGACAAAAGCTGTATATAACTGTCTTACTTAAAAACGGGACAAAATTCTGTGTTGTAATTTATGAAAGAAACTGAAATCTTAGAACTGCTTCAAAAATACCAAAACGGTACTTTATCGAATGAAGATAAGGACAAACTCGACGCCTGGTATCTGAACCGTGCTTCTAAAAGTAATGTACATCTTAACGAGTACGAACTCGAAGAAAGTTACGAGTATCTAAAATCGAAACTTCCGTTACAGCAGGAAACCAAAGTAATCAGTATCTGGCCGCGTATTACCGTTGCAGCCTCTATAGTTGTAATGCTGGGTACCGGAATTTTTTACTTTACAAAAACAAAGGAGCAGGTTATTCAGGTTGCGGCAAAGCCAAAGGAAATTGCGCCCGGAGGTACAAGAGGAATTTTAACGCTTTCAAACGGAAAACAGATTGTGCTTTCGGCTATTTCTGAAAAAGATACTATTGCCAGAGAAGGCGAAGATAAAGAAGTAACGATCAAAATGAGTGCTGACGGCGTTATTACCTATATAATAAATCCTGATGCCGATACTTCAAAAAATGATGCCGATGCTTATAATACACTTTCGACCCCAACCGGAGGTCAGTATAATATTGTATTGGCAGACGGAACAAAAGTTTTCCTAAATGCGGTTTCGTCTATTAAATATCCAACCCAGTTTAACGGAGATCAAAGAGTGGTTGAGTTAGAAGGAGAAGCGTATTTTGAAGTGGCAAAAAATAAAAACCAGCCCTTTATTGTAAAATCAGGAAGTCAGGATATAAAAGTTTTGGGAACGCATTTTAATGTACATGCTTATGATAACGAACCGGCTATTAAAACCACTTTACTGGAAGGAAGCGTAGCAGTAAGTTATAAAAACCAGAAAACGATTTTAAAACCGGGACAGCAGTCAAATGTGTCTGATAATTCGAATAAAATATCTGTTCGTGAAGTGGATACCGAAGCTGCAATTGCCTGGAAAAACGGCCGTTTTAAATTTGATAATGCCGACTTGAAATCGGTTATGAAACAGCTGGAACGCTGGTACGGAATCAAAGTAGAATACCGCGGCGATGTGTCGGATGTGAGATTCAACGGCGGTACGTTTAGAAATAAAAATTTGTCTGAAGTATTAAAAGTACTTGAGCTTAGTAATATAAAATTTAAAGTCGAAGGAAAAACAATTATTGTATATCCCTGATTTTAGATCTGCCCGTTTATGCTGAGTCTATAAACTAAAAAACCAGAAGCAGTTGCGATGCTTCCGGTTTGTTTTTAATGTTTATAGCCAGTATAAGTTGTCCACTATTGTTTAACTATAACCAATGTAAATGTATGAAATTAAATTTACAACCAAAAAAACCTTACAAAAAACTAACAAAAAAGATTCCCAGGCTTAACTTTTCTGTCTCTTTATGGGGGGTAAGTTTTATGCTAATGCTGCTGAGCAGTTTTACAGCTAGTGCACAGAGCATCAGTGTTAATTTTAAAGATGCTTCTCTGGAAACGGTTCTAAAAGAAGTGGGAAGACAAAGTAATTACGAAATTTTCTATACTCAGAAATTACTTAAGGATGCAAGTCCTGTAACGATTAATGTTAAGAATACTTCTTTAAAAGAAACTTTAAATCAAATTTTCAAAAGTCAGAATTTAAAATACTCGCTTACCAACCAGACCATTGTAGTAACTGCCGGAACAAAAGCAGAGGAAAAGCCAAAGGGAAACGGAAACGGGTTAGTGGATATCCGCGGGAAAGTTCTAAACAATAAAAACGAACCTTTTCCGGGAGTTACGGTAACGGTTGCCGGCACTAACAAAATGAGCATTACAGATTTTGACGGAGGATTTTCTTTAGATAACGTACCCTCAGACGCTGTTTTGGAATGTTCGGGACTAACGATCGAGAAAAAATCTTTTGGCGTTGGCGGACGAAATATTGTTTCGCTTGTTGTAGAAGACAAAGTATCTGCCATGAAAGAAGTGGTGGTGACAGGTTACCAGACTGTTACGAGAAGTCATTTTACAGGAGCGATTGCCAAAGTAGACGAAAAAGTTTTAAACGAAAATATTAATGGCAATTTATCAAGCGCACTCGAAGGTCGTGTGGCGGGTTTAATGCTTCAGAAAAATCCAACCGGAGCTTCTGCAGATACGCCTATTTTACGAGGAATGGGAACTTTTTCCAGCAATGTAGGCTACAGTCCGCTTATTGTAATCGACGGTCTGCCGACTGAATTGACTCTGGATGAAATTAATCCGTATGATATCGAAAGTGTAAACGTGCTTAAAGATGCCGCCGCAGCTTCTATTTACGGTTCACGCGCCGCAAACGGGATTATTGTTTTAACGACCAAAAAAGGAACGGGAAAACTAAAAGTGACTATCAATTCAGATTTCTTTATTTCAGATAAGCCTAATTTAAGAGATATGAATTTGGCTTCGACAAGCGAATTAATCGATTTTGAACAGGCGGTTTACAATAGAGAAAGAGCAAGATATGCCGATACAGCCACTATGTTTAACAGCTATGGAGATATTGGAAGCAGTAACCCAAAATATTACAGTCCGCTTTATCAGCTGAACCGCGATTTAGAAGAAGGCGTAATCAGCAATGCCGATTACAACAGCACTATGGCACAATGGAGAAAGAACGATTACGCGAAAGATTATCGTGATAATGTTTGGCAGAAAGAATTCAGGCAGCGTTACAACGTAGCATTTTCCGGAAGTACAAGCAAACAAAATACGTATGTGTCTCTTAATTATGACGAAGCAAAAAACCGTGTCAAATACAACGAAAGCCGTTCGTTTAATTTGTATGCCAAAAGCAGTTTCCAGATTTCAAACTGGTTAAACGCCACTTTTGGATTAAACGGAACGTATAGTAATGATGACAGTACAGATGGAGATTACAATAATTACGATATTCAGAAAAGATACGAGCGTATTACAGATGATAACGGAGCTTTGGTATATTCGCCTTTTGTAAATATTGATGACGGTTTTACATCCGGAAGTGCATTAAATCCAGCTATGGCGAGAAAAATTGCAGGTTTAAGCGGTTTTAAATCGACTAGTTTTAATGTTTTAAATGAGCTTCAGGAAGGTATTAAATATCAAAATTCATTGAGCCTTCGGTCTTTTGCCAATTTACGCGCAAAGATCTGGAGAGGTTTAAGTGTTAGTACACAATTTCAGTACGAAGTAAGACGAAACGACAGTGAGGAATATAACAGTGTTGACTCGTACAAAATGCGTTATGCGATTAATGCCTTAACGGGGTACAATCCAACGACAAACGCCTATACCTATGTGGACGGTTTTTCTGCAGGAGGCCGATACAAACAGATGAGCGGTCGTGTAAGCAATTACTCATTTAGAAATCAGCTTGATTTTGCAGAGGATTTTGCCGATGGTAAACATTCGGTTACCGGTTTAGCCGGTTTTGAAATGCGCGAAACCTACGCTCCAAGAGGTATTGAACAAATCCGCTACGGATACGATCGTGTTACCCTTACATCGGCTACATTAAACAGCCTTTCGTTAAGTCAGACAGGAGTTCCGAGTTATATATATGGCAGCAACCGTACACTGGCCGCTCTTTCAAGAACGCAGGGAGAAGTTTTGCATCGTTATTTTTCAGTTTTCGCCAGCGGAGGGTACACCTTTTTGTCTAAATACAACTTAACAGGAAGTTACAGAGTCGACAGAGCCGATTTGTTTGGAGTAGATCCAAAATATAAAAACCGTCCGTTGTGGTCTGCAGGTTTAGGATGGAACATCAGCAGCGAAGAATTCATGAAACCAATAAAATGGGTAAGCATGCTGAAACTGCGTGCCACGTATGGTGTAAACGGAAACGTTGACCAGAGTACATCTCCGTACATCACGGCGACCAGAAAAAATGACTTTCTTTATCAGTCTTTACAATATGTAAATATAAGCGGACAGCCAAATCCTATGCTTCGATGGGAAAAAACACAAAGTACCAACTTTGGTATCGATTATAGTTTGTTTAGAACGAAGATCAACGGAACGATCGATATTTATAGAAAATACAGCACTGATTTATTGGCAACGACGGATCTTGACCCAACTGTTGGTGCAACAAGCAGAACAATCAATGCAGGAGCTTTGCTGAATAAAGGAGTAGAATTTAGCATTGGTTCTGAATGGTACAACCGAGGAGATTTCAGAATTGGTTCAAATGTTATTTTAGCCTTTAACAGAACTACCGTTAAAAAAGTAACTAGAGCCCAGTCAACCGCTTCGGTATATGTGAGCTCGCCTACAAGTTATTTCTTTGAAGACGAAACATTCAATAGTTTATATGCCTACAAATATGGCGGAACGGTAAATGGTTATCCGTTTGTTTTAGACGAAAACGGAAATCCGTCAGTAACTTTTGATGATAGCGGAAATCCAATTTCCTCAAGTATTAAAAGCATTACAAATCCGGATGCATTAGTAAACATGGGAAGTTTAACGCCTACTTATACGGGTTCGTTGTCACAGCGTTTTTCATACAAACAATTCGATCTGAATTTTCTGTTTGTTTTCTCAGGAGGGAACAAAATGCGTAAAGAGGTTCTGGATACAGGATCTGATGCTGTTACCCTTTCTGGTATTGCAGATCGTTATACAGATACCAACCGAAATGGAAACACCCGTTTGTTTGTTGATTATGATGAAAACGTTAGAAACTATGCTGTAACGATGAGCAGCCAGTGGAGAAATTCAGATATAAATGTTGTAGACGGCGATTATATTAAATTGAGAAATATCTCCTTGGCATATAATCTTCCAAAAAACATTGCCAATAAAATGAAAGTGGCTTCGGCTAAATTTACTTTTCAGGTAAACAACATCTGGTACTGGAGTGCGGCAGGAAATCGTATTGATCCCGAAGTATATTCGGCTAATTCAGCAACACGAAATTTACCATCGCCTAAAACGTATTTATTTGGTTTTAATCTTACCCTTTAAAAAAATGAAAAATATATTCACCATACTACTGCCATTGTTCCTGCTTACAGTATCATCTTGTGAAGAATACACAGATATTACGCCAAAAGGAGCTTTAGTAATCGACCAGGCTTCACAATTTCATGAAATGGTATCATTGCCGGGAAGAGGTTATCCTATCAATAACTTTCAATATTTATCAGACGATCAATGGATGAAAGAATCGAATGTGATAGGAAAAACACCCAATATAGATATTATCAATTTTACTTTTAATGAAAACGTAGACCGTGTTTCCTTGATGACAGGTTCCAGTTTCTATAATCAGTCTTATACTTACATCAACAGATGGAATACAATTATCTCACTTGTAGATGACAGCAAAGGAGATGCAGATACAAAAAGACTGGCAAAGGCCGAAGCAAAAATTTACAGAGCTTACGACCACTTTTTATTAGTAAATACGTATGCAAAAGGATATGATCCGCAGACTGCAGCTTCAGACGGAGGAATCTGCATTATGAATAAATTTGATTTAGAATCGCAGCCATCAAAATCTACTGTAGCGCAGGTGTACGATTTTATTCAGAAAGATATTGAGGAAGCGTTGCCGTATCTTCAGGAAAAACCCCTGGATGTTTATCATCCTTCACTGGCATTTGCGTATGCTTTTAAGGCAAAAGTACATTTGTTTAAACGTGAAATTGCAAGCGCCAAAGCTGCTGCCGAAAAATCATTAAGTTACAACAATCAAATTTTCGATTTGGTAGCCTACAGCGCACAAGGCGGACCATCTGTGGTTGCCGTTCCTGCAGCAAACAATGTTGAGGTGTTAAGCTATATGTATATGATTGGGTATAACGAAATGAATTTTGTAAGCAACTATGTTATCAGTCCCGAGCTTCGAAATTTATTTGGTGCAAACGATGCTCGTTTTAATTTGTTTTTTAACACAACCAATACCAATAATCTTGATATTGGCGCAAACACAGCCTACTGGGCAACCCAGTACACCCGATTTTTTTACCCGACAGTAGGTATGAAAACAACCGAAGTGTATTTAATGCTGGCCGAATGTTATGCGAGAGACAATAAACTGAAAGAAGCGATTGATATTCTGAATACCTTACGTGCAAAACGTATTTTGGCAGGCGGTACAGTTGAGTTAACCGTTCCGGCAACCCGAAAAGAAACAATGGAGCTGGTTGTAAATGAAAGAAGAAGAGAGCTGCTTTTGGGCTTTAACCGTTTTTTTGATTTAAAGAGATTAAACACTGAGACCGAATATGCAAAAACAATTACAAGAGTATTCCCTATAGTCAATAAAACAGTACCGCAGCAAACCTATACTTTGCAGCCAAACTCAAGATTATACATTGTGCCGTTTCCGTTGACTGCCTTGACAAAAAATCCAAAACTTACTTTAAACACTGACGAAAAAGTTCCATTTTAATTCCGATGAAAAAATTATTTATTCTGCTCATCATGCTCGCCGCCGGTCAGCATGGTTTTGCACAGACCCCCGAAAAAAAAGCCGACAGCACCAGTACACAGCCAAAAGGCATGCAGCCTTACAATAAGGTAATTACAGACAAAGCCAAAAACAAATCAGGTCTTTTTACGATCAGTCAGGTTGATGCTAAATACTATTTTCAAATTCCTGATAGCTTGTTTAACCGCTATATGCTTGTAGTAACCCGTTTTCTTTCGACTCCGGAAGGCATTGGTGTTTTTGGCGGCGAAAAAGCAAACGAGCAGACTATTTATTTTGAAAAAGGTATTAATAATACAGTTTATTTAAGATCCCTGCAATACAGGCAGGACGTTCGCTCTGCCGATTCGATGCTGGCAAAAGCATTGGCAGGCAGCAGCGAAAATCCAATTGTGGCAGCTTTCCCGATAAAAACAACCAATCCGGATAATCAAAATGTGGTGATTGATGTAACGGATGCTTTCAAAAAAGAAAATGCAATGTTTTCTATTGGAAGTAAGGAAAAAACAGAATATAAACTGACTTCTCTTTCAGACGATAAATCGTTTATTGAAAGTATGGATACCTATCCAATTAATATTGAAGTTAAAACGACCAAAACCTATACAAGTACTACGTCAAGCAGCGGAGGAAATACATTACGTTTAAATACGTCAATTGTACTTTTACCAAAAGACCCAATGCGTAAACGATTCTTTGATGAAAGAGTAGGGTATTTTGCTAATAAATATGTTTTGTTTGATGATGACGAACAGCGTGCTCAGACTAAATATATCGTACAGCGTTACCGTTTGGAACCAAGAGATAAAGATGTTAAGAAATATCTTAAAGGTGAATTGGTAGAACCAAAAAAGCAAATCGTGTATTATATCGATCCTGCTACGCCAAAAAAATGGAGACCGTACTTAATTGCCGGAATCAACGACTGGCAGAAAGCATTTGAAGCGGCAGGATTTAAAAATGCAATTGTAGGTAAAGAATGGCCGGAAAATGATAAAACGATGAGCCTTGAAGATGCAAGGTATTCGGTAGTACGTTATTATGCATCTGAAACGCCAAATGCTTACGGACCAAGAGTGAGCGATCCAAGAAGCGGTGAAATCATCGAAAGCCATGTAGGCTGGTATCATAACGTAATGAAACTGGTACAAAGATGGTACATGATCCAGGCAGGTCCACTGGACCCAAAAGCCAGAAAAATGCATCTTGATGATGAACTGATGGGACAATTAATTCGTTTTGTTTCTTCTCACGAAATAGGACATACTATTGGTCTTCGTCATAATATGGGAGCCAGCAGTGCAACTCCGGTAGAAAAATTAAGAGACAAAAAATGGGTTGAAGCAAACGGACATACCGTTTCTATCATGGATTATGCCCGTTTTAACTACGTTGCGCAGCCAGAAGACAATATCAGTCCGCAGGGAATTTATCCCCGAATTGGGATCTACGACAAATGGGCAGTTAAATGGGGTTACGGCTATTTTCCAAACACAAAAGATGAGTTTGAAGAAGAAAAACTGTTGAGTAAAATGACAACAGATAGTTTGACTAGTAACCCAAGATTATGGTTTGGAGGAGAAGGAAAAGACGAAGATCCGCGCAGCCAGAAAGAAGATTTGGGAGATGATGCGGTACTAGCCAGCGATTACGGAATTAAAAACCTGAAGCGTGTTGTGCCAAACTTGATTCAATGGACATATCAGCCGGATGATGCCTATGATAATTTATCAGATATGCATAAAGCTGTTGTAAAACAATATAGTTTGTACTTGTACCATGTATTGAAATATGTTGGAAACAACTACATCACTAAAAGAACTGTTGATGAAAAAGACGTTGTGTACAAACCAGTTCCCAAAGCAAAAGTTAAAGCCGCGATTGATTATATAGGCCGACAATTGTTTAATCCGCCGTTATGGATGTATCCGCAGGAAATAGATCAATTAATCCCGTTGAAAACAGCAGACCAAATATCAGATCAGCAAAATCAGGTTCTGAATATGCTTTTGAGTTCCGGTATGCTGTACAACATCAGCCTAAAAACCATGCAGTTCGAAGGAGCTTATACCGTTCCTGAATTCTTAAATGATTTACAGCAGACGGTTTGGGTAAAATTTACCGGGAACGAAAAATTAGATTTTTACAGACGAAGCCTGCAGCGCAGTTATGTTGAGAAAATGGGAATGCTTTTATTACCAAAAGAAGTAGAGCCGGGAAAAGCTTTAAATGCAGCGCAGCGCAGTGACATTCGATTATACGGAAAACAGCATCTGGTAAAATTAAGAGCCGATATCGTGAAACTGATGAATGTTTCAACAGGTATAAACAAAGATCATTTCGAAGCCGTTTTGATCGACGTAGATAAAATCATAACAAAATTAAATACAACAACTACTCCATGAAAAAATTATTAGTGACGGCATTTATCTGTTTAAGCACTTTGGTAAATGCACAATTAACATCAAAAGAAGAAGTAGCTCCGGAACTGGCTGCAAAACGTGAAACAGAAAAAAAAGAAATCACGAACAGTTATCTGGCCTTAAAAAACAATTTATTGATTTCGGATAGTCTTGCAGTAGTAAAAGATGCTGCTGCGCTGCAGAAAGCTTTGAAAAATTTCAAGTTCAAAAAACTGACTCTTGATCAAATGAACGAAGCAACGAAAACAAGAAGAGAGATTATTGAATTGGCTGCCGAAGTTGCCGCTACAAAAAACATCAATAAACAGAGAAAAATTTTCATAACACTGTCTGCTAAATTTTGGGATGTGGCACCAAGATTCAAACCAGCCGATACGGCTTTGCATCTTCAGATTTGTCCTATGACCAGCGCAACCTGGTTAAGCGACAGCAAGGAAATCAAAAATCCTTATTATCCAAAAAATATGCTGACTTGCGGCGAAGTAAAAGCAAGTCTATAAGCTAAAGATTGAATTAGTTTGTATAAGTACGGTATTCTGAATAAGGAGCCGTATTTGTCGTTTAAAGTAATTTGGGCTTTACACTTATAACTGGTGGTTTGTCCTAAAATGTCAAACCTCAGGAAAATGGCTGCGATGTCGGGTTTTGAAATTATTGCATCTTTTGAATTTAGGAAGCTGTAAAAAAATCTAATTTAATAATCATTGGTTTTAACCATTTGGACACAATCTAAATCATCGCTCATCTCCCCGAGGATTAAATCTTGGTGTTTTGAATTTAATAGCTGAAATGAAAAAAGCCTGTAAACAAGAAGTTTACAGGCTTTTTTGTGGAGTCGCCGGGAATCGAACCCGGGTCCAAACAAGCAACTAAAGAGCTTTCTACACGCTTATTTCCTGATTGAATTTTCGATGTTAAGCAAGGCCAGAAACAGCCACTCAACACTTATCTTCTTAATTTTCGAAATCCACCCGAAGCTCATGGAGATCTAGGTTTATTTTTACGGTTCCCCTTGACGGAACGCCACAAACCAAGGCTTTCCAGGAGAATCCAGCTTCCCTACCTTGTAGGGACGTGGCTAATCGTACTATGATTCAGATTATGCAGCTAAAGCGTAATTATTTTCGCCGTTTAAAAGTGTGAGATCTTATATTTACGAGCAAGGTCTCAATGCTCGGCGTGCTTACTGTTCAATTCGACTCGCTGTCAAAACCAGTCGACCCCAGAAATAAGTCTGCAAATGTAGACTATTTGAAATTACTTTTTATTAAAATTTTCAGAAAAAATTCTTGTTAGTCGAAAGTCTTAAAGTCGCAAGTCAAAAGTCTTAAAGTCCAATACTTTTGTGTTTATACCATTTTGGTATAAACCTAAACAGCAAAGTAAATATTGGCAAAAGCTTTAAGACTTTATGACTTTCGACTTTAAGACTTTCGACTATTATGTTACTCTTCGTCTTTAAAATTAAAAGGATAATCCCCAAAAATTGGAGCCAGTTTACGAACCGCATACGTGTTTCGGGTCATTTTATTCGAAAGCGCAATAATCGTAACACCTTCATTCATTAAAGTGATGTACGATGAGGTATTTCCGTGCCACCAGCCGTTATGAAAATAATAGTTTTGTCCCGTTTCCCAATTGATCATTCTAATACCCAAACCATAATTTTTGGTTCCTTTGCGCTCATTGCTGTAACCCTGATAAACCTGTTTTAATAATTCAGGTTTTAAAAAATCAGGAGATTGTCTGGCACGGTCAAATTTTAAAAGATCTCTTGCAGTCGAAAATATATTTTTGTCTCCATAAACATTATCCAGATAATCAAAACCAATTTCGACACCATTGCCTTTGTACGACGGAACAATTTTTTTACGGTCTTTATCATCATCAAAAACATATGTATTATCCATTCCCAAAGGTTTAAAAATCATTTCATACATCGCTTCTTTATAACTTAAGCCGGTAATTTTTTCAATAATAAGTGCCAGCATGGCATAATTGGTATTGCAATAACTGAAACGAGTTCCTGTTTTAGCTTCCAAACCAATATTTTTAGTTGCCAGAATATTTAAAATATCTTTATTAGTAAGCTGATTATGTCGGTCCCAAACCGATTTATCCCTGTCTGTAAAATAAGCATAGTTACGCATTCCGGTACGGTGATTCAGCAGCATTCTGATCGTACAGTCCTCGTAAGGGAATGTTTTTAAAATCGTATTTACTTTTTGATCAAGATCTATTTTACCTGCATTTGCCAGTTTTAAAATAGCTGTAGCGGTAATTACTTTACTTACAGAAGCAATTTGTACAGGTGTTTCGGGGGTTATTTTTGTACCTTCATTTTTGTTCGCAAAACCATTGTAACGTTCAAACAAAATCTGTCCGTTTCGGGCCACTAAAAAACTTCCGTTCATAGTGTTATTTGGCCAGTTTTTATTGTAAAAGTGATTAATTCTGCCGGTAACTGAGTTTTTATAAGCCTGAGAAATCTTTTTCTCAGGACCT
This portion of the Flavobacterium gelatinilyticum genome encodes:
- a CDS encoding DUF3347 domain-containing protein, producing the protein MKKLLVTAFICLSTLVNAQLTSKEEVAPELAAKRETEKKEITNSYLALKNNLLISDSLAVVKDAAALQKALKNFKFKKLTLDQMNEATKTRREIIELAAEVAATKNINKQRKIFITLSAKFWDVAPRFKPADTALHLQICPMTSATWLSDSKEIKNPYYPKNMLTCGEVKASL
- a CDS encoding zinc-dependent metalloprotease, which encodes MKKLFILLIMLAAGQHGFAQTPEKKADSTSTQPKGMQPYNKVITDKAKNKSGLFTISQVDAKYYFQIPDSLFNRYMLVVTRFLSTPEGIGVFGGEKANEQTIYFEKGINNTVYLRSLQYRQDVRSADSMLAKALAGSSENPIVAAFPIKTTNPDNQNVVIDVTDAFKKENAMFSIGSKEKTEYKLTSLSDDKSFIESMDTYPINIEVKTTKTYTSTTSSSGGNTLRLNTSIVLLPKDPMRKRFFDERVGYFANKYVLFDDDEQRAQTKYIVQRYRLEPRDKDVKKYLKGELVEPKKQIVYYIDPATPKKWRPYLIAGINDWQKAFEAAGFKNAIVGKEWPENDKTMSLEDARYSVVRYYASETPNAYGPRVSDPRSGEIIESHVGWYHNVMKLVQRWYMIQAGPLDPKARKMHLDDELMGQLIRFVSSHEIGHTIGLRHNMGASSATPVEKLRDKKWVEANGHTVSIMDYARFNYVAQPEDNISPQGIYPRIGIYDKWAVKWGYGYFPNTKDEFEEEKLLSKMTTDSLTSNPRLWFGGEGKDEDPRSQKEDLGDDAVLASDYGIKNLKRVVPNLIQWTYQPDDAYDNLSDMHKAVVKQYSLYLYHVLKYVGNNYITKRTVDEKDVVYKPVPKAKVKAAIDYIGRQLFNPPLWMYPQEIDQLIPLKTADQISDQQNQVLNMLLSSGMLYNISLKTMQFEGAYTVPEFLNDLQQTVWVKFTGNEKLDFYRRSLQRSYVEKMGMLLLPKEVEPGKALNAAQRSDIRLYGKQHLVKLRADIVKLMNVSTGINKDHFEAVLIDVDKIITKLNTTTTP
- a CDS encoding serine hydrolase domain-containing protein → MQMIFLKKTKITQILFSLLILSSCGQDKKTQQTAVPTVEDTLPRMKPLGPEKKISQAYKNSVTGRINHFYNKNWPNNTMNGSFLVARNGQILFERYNGFANKNEGTKITPETPVQIASVSKVITATAILKLANAGKIDLDQKVNTILKTFPYEDCTIRMLLNHRTGMRNYAYFTDRDKSVWDRHNQLTNKDILNILATKNIGLEAKTGTRFSYCNTNYAMLALIIEKITGLSYKEAMYEMIFKPLGMDNTYVFDDDKDRKKIVPSYKGNGVEIGFDYLDNVYGDKNIFSTARDLLKFDRARQSPDFLKPELLKQVYQGYSNERKGTKNYGLGIRMINWETGQNYYFHNGWWHGNTSSYITLMNEGVTIIALSNKMTRNTYAVRKLAPIFGDYPFNFKDEE